DNA sequence from the Thiosulfativibrio zosterae genome:
CAACAACGCGTTTTTTTGGCGCGTGCTTTGGCGCAAAAAGCCAGCTTGTATTTAATGGATGAACCCTTTGCCGGGGTGGATGTCACCACCGAAAAAGCCATTATTGATTTGTTTAAAGAACTCAAAGCGCAAAATAAAACCGTGGTATGCGTGCATCATGACCTTAGCACAGTGGGGGAATATTTTGATTGGGTGGTGATGATCAACGCCCGTTTGGTGGCGTCAGGCCCCGCTGCAGATGTTTTGACACCTGAAAACCTCAATAAAACCTACGGCGGGCGCTTGTCATTGCTCAGCGAAATGACCGAAAAACTCTATCGCTCTAACTTGAGCAAGGTGCATGATGAATAGTGCCAGTAGTGCCAGCCTAGTGCCACTCGATTTTTGGGTGTTAATGCGCGAGTTTTGGTCTTTTCAAGATGCCAATGTGCTTTGGGTAGTGGTGGGTTCGATGTTATTAGGCATTGCCGCTTCGGTGGTGGGCAGTTTTGCATTTTTACGCAAACGCTCTTTAATGGGCGATGTCTTGGCACACGCCGCTTTACCGGGGGTGATGACAGCGTTTTTATTGGCACAAACCAATACCCCTTGGGTCATGTTTGTTGGCGCTTTGTCGAGTAGTTTTTTAGGGCTGTTGTTGATGGATTGGATACCCAAAAATAGCAAAATCAAACCCGATGCCGCCATGGCCATTACCCTATCTTTTTTCTTTGCTTTGGGGTTGATGGAGCTGTCTTATATTCAAGGGTTGGAAATCGAAGGCAAAAGCGGCCTAGATAAAATGCTGTTTGGGCAAGCCGCCGCCATGTTGCCAAAAGACATTGCTTGGCTCAGTGGTGTAGCAGTCTTGATTTTAGTCACCATTGGCTTGTTTTTTCATAAGTTTCGATTGATTGCGTTTAATCGAGTCTATGCCCAAACCCTGGGTTTGAATTTGGCATTTTATGAGTTGATTTTAGCCTTGCTGATTGTGTCTGCCGTGGTCATTGGGCTGCAAGTGGTCGGGGTGGTTTTAATGGCGGCGGTGCTCCTAACCCCCATAGCGGCAGCCAGATTTTGGAG
Encoded proteins:
- a CDS encoding iron chelate uptake ABC transporter family permease subunit, whose protein sequence is MNSASSASLVPLDFWVLMREFWSFQDANVLWVVVGSMLLGIAASVVGSFAFLRKRSLMGDVLAHAALPGVMTAFLLAQTNTPWVMFVGALSSSFLGLLLMDWIPKNSKIKPDAAMAITLSFFFALGLMELSYIQGLEIEGKSGLDKMLFGQAAAMLPKDIAWLSGVAVLILVTIGLFFHKFRLIAFNRVYAQTLGLNLAFYELILALLIVSAVVIGLQVVGVVLMAAVLLTPIAAARFWSQRLSHLLWIAAIIGGLSGLISANISYMAPAMPTGPWMVVVLSLFFLVSFLFAPERGLVANARALKRLRQQVQEENVLRTFYVLNERHPSHHADQALHLDKRFHQEDILANRAMSVSVLKRTLHRLVNKGWVEQTPFSITLTPAGAQEASQLTRRHRLWENYLIEQASIDSSQVHLQAEHIEHLLTDVETREIEQTLSGASHDPHGKTIPSAVGVTLEKPHA